AAGGGCTTTATTGCCGAAGAGCTGGCCTGGTATTACATCGGCTTAATCAGCTTCACCTTGTTTTTCTCCATCTGGATCATCTTCAGCCGTTACGGAAAAATAAGGCTCGGTAAAGATAGCGACAGGCCGGAGTTCAGCAACTTTTCCTGGTTTGCCATGCTGTTTGGTGCCGGCATTGGTATCGGCATTTTGTTCTGGAGTATTGCCGAACCGATTAATCACTTTCAAGGCAATCCGTTTATTGCGAAAAGCGATAACATGACGACCGCCGCGGCCCAGGTTGCCATGCGTATCTCTATTTTTCACTGGGGCCTGCATGGCTGGGGATTGTTTGCGGTGATGGGGCTGATCCTGGCCTATTTCTCCTATCGCAAAGGGCTGCCGCTGTCTATCCGCTCCAGCCTTTATCCGGTATTTGGTGAACGCATCTATGGTCCCATTGGGCACCTGGCCGATCTGCTGGCCGTTTTCGGTACCGTATTTGGCATTGCCACCTCGCTGGGGCTGGGGGCACAGCAAATCAACGCGGGCTTGCAGTACCTGACCGGCATTGACGTATCAAGTGCCAACCAGGCGGTACTGATCGCCATTATTTCAATCATTGCCACCGTGTCGGCCCTTACCGGGGTTCAAAAAGGCATTCGTATTCTCAGCGAGCTGAATATGCACCTGACGGTACTGATCCTGGTGCTGTTTATTGTGTTCGGCCCAACCGCCTATCTGCTGGGCGCCTTTTTTACCAACATGGGCGACTACCTGGTGCACGCGGTGGAATTGGGGTTCTGGGTTAATCCGAACCCCGAGGATCCCTGGCAGGGCTGGTGGACCCTGTTTTACTGGGGCTGGTGGATTGCCTGGTCTCCCTTCGTTGGCATTTTCATTGCCCGCATCTCCAGGGGACGGACCATTCGGGAATTTGTGCTGGGCGTGTTGATTGCGCCCACCGTGCTCGGCGCCTTCTGGATCACCATGTTTGGCAACACCGCCATTTTTATGGAGCTGTTCGGTAATGGTGGTGTGGTGAACGCCGTCAACGAAGACATCACCATGGCCCTGTTCAAGACCATAGAGTTTCTGGAGCTGGGTCAGGCGCTGACGCTGCTGCTGGCGGTGGTCTGCACCATCATGCTGGTCACCTATTTCGTGACGTCTGCAGACTCGGCCACGCTGGTGATCTGCACCCTAGTAGCAATGGGGCAGGAACACCCGCCGGCCCGTTACCGCGTGTTCTGGGGGGCGGCCATTGGTGGCGTGTCTGCCGTGCTGCTGTTTGCCGGCGGGCTGACGGCACTGCAAACCGCCTCAGTGGTGGCCGCCCTGCCCTTTTCGGGCGTGATCATCATGGCCATCTATGGCTTGTGCAAGGCACTCAAGGCCGAAACCGACACGCAGGCCCGTCCATCGGATCAGGCATTCCAGGCCGACACCATAAAAGTGCCCAAGGGGGTTTGAGCACTACGGGAATGAGCGCGGGCCGAGTGGCCCGTGCCCAAAAACCATCCACACTCATCATGCAAACCATGGTTTAACAGGAACGGAGTTTTCCATGTCAACACAGGTCATTCTTCCGCGCATCATGCAGGTTGGCGAAGGCGCCAGCCATGAGCTTCCCGATGTACTGAACAGCCTCGGCTGTTGCCGGCCCCTGATCATCACCGACAAAATGATGGTAGAGCTCGGCTATGCCGGCCGCATTCAGGCGTCGTTGTCCCAACAGGGCATCGCTTCTCATGTGTTTTCCGACACCGTGCCCGAGCCCACCGTCGGTTCGATTCAGGCCGGGGTCAGTGAGGTGCAGGCGGGCAATTATGATTGCATCATCGCCCTGGGCGGGGGCAGCCCCATCGACAGCGCCAAGGCCATTTCCATTCTGGGCAAGCACGGTGGCCACATGCGGGACTATAAATTCCCCCGGGTGGTCATTGAAGCCGGACTGCCGATCATCGCCGTGCCCACCACCGCCGGCACCGGCTCGGAAGTGACCCGCTTTACCATTATCACCGATGAAGACACCGACGAAAAAATGCTGTGCGTGGGCATTGGCTTTATGCCGGTCGCGGCCCTGGTGGATTACACCCTGACCCTGAGCCTGCCGCCGCGGATCACCGCCGATACCGGCATTGATGCCTTGACCCACGCCATTGAGGCTTACGTCAGCAAAAAGGCCAGCCCCTACAGCGACAGCCAGGCGCTGTCGGCCATGCGCCTGCTGGGCCCCAACCTGCGCCGGGCCTATCACAATGGCAATGACAAGGCGGCCCGCGAGGCGATGATGCTGGGCTCCACCCTGGCCGGCGTGGCCTTTTCCAATGCCTCGGTGGCCCTGGTTCATGGCATGAGCCGCCCCATTGGCGCCGCCTTTCATGTGCCCCACGGCCTGTCCAATGCCATGCTGCTGCCCAGCGTCACCCGGTTCTCAATTCCCGCCGCCCCGGCCCGTTATGCCGAGTGCGCCCGGGCCATGGGCGTGGCCAACGTCAACGACAGTGACGAGCATGCCAACAACATGTTGTTGCAGGAACTCTACGCCCTGAATGAAGAGCTGCAGGTGCCGACGCTGGCCGAGTATGGCATTGCACAGCACGCCTTTTTTGACCTCATGCCCACCATGGCCGAGCAGGCGCTGGCATCCGGCTCACCCAACAACAACCCAAGGGTGCCGGGCGTTGACGAGATCGTCGAGATCTACCGCCAGCTCTGGTAGTTGACACATCGCCCGGGCAATAACTCCACCCCTTATTCATAACAACGAGGAAAATGACATGACCACCATAGGACATCTCATCAACGGCCAGCTGGTCACCGAAAACACACGCAGCCAGAACGTATTCAATCCCGCCACCGGGGAGATCGGCAAGCAGCTTGATCTCGCCTCCACCAAAACGGTAGAGCAGGCCATCTCTGCGGCACAACACGCCTTTCCCACCTGGCGCAATACACCACCGCTGAAGCGGGCGCGGGTCATGTTCCGCTTCAAGGAGTTGCTGGAGCAGCACGCCGATGAGATCTGCAGGTTGATCGGCGAGGAGCATGGCAAGATTGCCCATGACGCCATGGGTGAGCTGCAGCGGGGCATAGAAAACGTGGAATACGCCTGTGGCGCCCCCGAGCTGCTCAAGGGTGAGCACAGCAGGAATGTGGGCCCCGGCATCGACTCCTGGAGCGAGTTTCAGCCCATGGGCGTGGTGGCGGGCATTACGCCGTTCAACTTTCCGGTGATGGTGCCGTTGTGGATGTTTCCCATGGCCATCGTGTGCGGCAACTGTTTCGTGCTCAAGCCGTCCGAACGGGATCCGTCATCCACCCTGTATATTGCCCAGCTGCTGCAGGAAGCCGGCCTGCCCGACGGCGTGATGAACGTGGTCAACGGCGACAAGGAGGCCGTCGACGCCCTGCTGCACGACGACCGGGTCAAGGCGGTCAGCTTTGTCGGATCCACCCCCATCGCCGAGTACATCTACCGTACCGCCAGCGCCAACGGCAAGCGCTGCCAGGCCCTGGGTGGCGCCAAGAATCACGCCATTGTGATGCCGGATGCCGACATGGACAACGCGGTCAATCAGCTGCTGGGGGCGGCCTTTGGCTCTTCCGGCGAACGCTGTATGGCCTTGTCGGTAGCGGTGGCCGTGGGCGATGCCGCCGGAGACGCGCTGGTGAGCAAAATGACGCAAGCCATGCAAAAGCTCAAGGTGGGCCCCAGCACCGACAGCGGTAATGACTTCGGGCCGGTGATCACCCGCCAGCACCAGGAAAAGGTGATCGGCTACATCAACAGCGCCGAACAACAGGGGGCCACCATCGTCGTGGACGGACGCCAGCCGAAGGTGCCCAACCATGAAAATGGCTTTTTCGTGGGCGGCACCCTGATCGATCACGTCACCCCCGAGATGACCAGCTACCAGGAAGAGATTTTCGGGCCTGTACTGCAGGTGGTACGGGTCGCCACCATGCAGGATGCCATGGATTTGATCGATGCCCATGAATACGGCAATGGCACCTGCATATTTACCCGCGACGGCGAGGCGGCCCGCTACTTCTCCGATAACATTCAGGTGGGCATGGTGGGCATCAATATTCCCCTGCCGGTACCGGTGGCCTATCACAGCTTTGGCGGCTGGAAGCGCTCCCTGTTCGGTGATTTGCATGCCTATGGTCCCGATGCCGTTCGCTTTTATACCAAACGCAAAACGGTCACTCAGCGCTGGCCGTCCGCAGGCGTACGTGAAGGGGCCGAGTTCTCCATGCCGACCATGAAGTAACGCCTTGCAACGGGATTAACCAAACAATTTGAGCCGCATCTCCTTTGGGACATGCGGCTCTTTATTTTTACGGTTATCGCCCCGAGGATAGGAAGGCCGGCGCCGATGACACATGAGCGGCGCCGCCAAAAGCAAGGTCGCTTGGCACACCATAATGGCTTTAAATGAAGCCTGGTCAGGGAAAGACACCATGAAGAAACGGCTTCCGCCACTCAACTGGCTTCGCTCCTTTGAAGCCGCCGCCCGCCACCTGAGTTTCACCCATGCCGCCAGTGAACTGAATCTGACCCAGGCCGCGGTCAGTCAGCAGGTCAAGGGCCTGGAGTCCCAACTGGGTACCTCCCTGTTTAAACGCCTGCCCCGAGGCCTGGAGCTGACGGATGCCGGACTGGCCTATTTACCGGCCATTCATGAGGCCATTCAACGGCTTTCCGTGGCCACCGATGAAATTTTTGGCCAGGGCCGCACCCATCAGCTAACGCTCAGGGTGAATCTGGTGTTTCTGACCTCCTGGCTGGCACCTCGCCTTGCCCGCTTCAGGGCGCGCCACCCCGAGATAGGACTGCGCTTCACCAGTAACATCTGGGTAGGGGAAACGGACAAGGAAGCGGACATGGAAATCCGCTATGGAAAAGGCACCTGGCCCGGCCTGACGTCTGACCGGCTGACGCAAGACGAATTGTTTCCGGTCTGCAGCCCGAGCCTGGTGGAGGGAGCCTCGTCCCTGGCGTCCCTTGAGGCGCTGGCGCGCTACCCGCTACTGCATGTTATCGGTTATGAAGAAGGCTGGGGCTACTGGCTGAATCAGACCGGCCATGGCCACGTGGACACTCCCAACGGGCTGCAGTTCGACACCCTGATTTCGGCCATGGAAATGGCCGCCCAGGGGCTGGGATTTGCCCTGGGCAGAAGCTCGCTGGTGGAAGGCATGATAGCCAGTGGCCGGCTGATTGCTCCCTTCAGCCAAAAGGTAAAAACCTCGGAGGCCTTTCACCTGGTTTACCCCATGGATCAGTATATTCACCCCCATGCCGAGATCTTCCGCTCATGGATACTGGAAGAAGCCGCAGACCATGAACGGGAGCACCCGTCGCCCACCGCCACCCCGGCTTGACGGGTTCACGCTAACCTTCATTGCCCTTGCTCAGACATTCCCCCGCCTTCGGCTCCTGGTGCGGTTCTTGCGGCTCATGATCCCTGAAGATGTTTTCGATGGGCGTTTCACAAAAGTCATCGTTTCGAGGGTCAATATCCGAGATAACATGAACGTCCGGACTGGTGGACACGAAGTGCTCCTGTCCTTCCAGGGGAATGGGTGGCTGACGGTACTGGCGATACAGGGTATACACCGCCATGAACACCAGGGTCAGGGACAGGGTATGAAACAAGGCTTCGGGACCGTACGACTCCATCAGCAAGGAGACA
The Oceanimonas doudoroffii DNA segment above includes these coding regions:
- the gcvA gene encoding transcriptional regulator GcvA, which produces MKKRLPPLNWLRSFEAAARHLSFTHAASELNLTQAAVSQQVKGLESQLGTSLFKRLPRGLELTDAGLAYLPAIHEAIQRLSVATDEIFGQGRTHQLTLRVNLVFLTSWLAPRLARFRARHPEIGLRFTSNIWVGETDKEADMEIRYGKGTWPGLTSDRLTQDELFPVCSPSLVEGASSLASLEALARYPLLHVIGYEEGWGYWLNQTGHGHVDTPNGLQFDTLISAMEMAAQGLGFALGRSSLVEGMIASGRLIAPFSQKVKTSEAFHLVYPMDQYIHPHAEIFRSWILEEAADHEREHPSPTATPA
- a CDS encoding BCCT family transporter, with the protein product MEHEHSVMVLGSALLVLSVVLFTSINPELANAIYNTAKGFIAEELAWYYIGLISFTLFFSIWIIFSRYGKIRLGKDSDRPEFSNFSWFAMLFGAGIGIGILFWSIAEPINHFQGNPFIAKSDNMTTAAAQVAMRISIFHWGLHGWGLFAVMGLILAYFSYRKGLPLSIRSSLYPVFGERIYGPIGHLADLLAVFGTVFGIATSLGLGAQQINAGLQYLTGIDVSSANQAVLIAIISIIATVSALTGVQKGIRILSELNMHLTVLILVLFIVFGPTAYLLGAFFTNMGDYLVHAVELGFWVNPNPEDPWQGWWTLFYWGWWIAWSPFVGIFIARISRGRTIREFVLGVLIAPTVLGAFWITMFGNTAIFMELFGNGGVVNAVNEDITMALFKTIEFLELGQALTLLLAVVCTIMLVTYFVTSADSATLVICTLVAMGQEHPPARYRVFWGAAIGGVSAVLLFAGGLTALQTASVVAALPFSGVIIMAIYGLCKALKAETDTQARPSDQAFQADTIKVPKGV
- a CDS encoding CoA-acylating methylmalonate-semialdehyde dehydrogenase → MTTIGHLINGQLVTENTRSQNVFNPATGEIGKQLDLASTKTVEQAISAAQHAFPTWRNTPPLKRARVMFRFKELLEQHADEICRLIGEEHGKIAHDAMGELQRGIENVEYACGAPELLKGEHSRNVGPGIDSWSEFQPMGVVAGITPFNFPVMVPLWMFPMAIVCGNCFVLKPSERDPSSTLYIAQLLQEAGLPDGVMNVVNGDKEAVDALLHDDRVKAVSFVGSTPIAEYIYRTASANGKRCQALGGAKNHAIVMPDADMDNAVNQLLGAAFGSSGERCMALSVAVAVGDAAGDALVSKMTQAMQKLKVGPSTDSGNDFGPVITRQHQEKVIGYINSAEQQGATIVVDGRQPKVPNHENGFFVGGTLIDHVTPEMTSYQEEIFGPVLQVVRVATMQDAMDLIDAHEYGNGTCIFTRDGEAARYFSDNIQVGMVGINIPLPVPVAYHSFGGWKRSLFGDLHAYGPDAVRFYTKRKTVTQRWPSAGVREGAEFSMPTMK
- a CDS encoding iron-containing alcohol dehydrogenase, with amino-acid sequence MSTQVILPRIMQVGEGASHELPDVLNSLGCCRPLIITDKMMVELGYAGRIQASLSQQGIASHVFSDTVPEPTVGSIQAGVSEVQAGNYDCIIALGGGSPIDSAKAISILGKHGGHMRDYKFPRVVIEAGLPIIAVPTTAGTGSEVTRFTIITDEDTDEKMLCVGIGFMPVAALVDYTLTLSLPPRITADTGIDALTHAIEAYVSKKASPYSDSQALSAMRLLGPNLRRAYHNGNDKAAREAMMLGSTLAGVAFSNASVALVHGMSRPIGAAFHVPHGLSNAMLLPSVTRFSIPAAPARYAECARAMGVANVNDSDEHANNMLLQELYALNEELQVPTLAEYGIAQHAFFDLMPTMAEQALASGSPNNNPRVPGVDEIVEIYRQLW